TGACCAATCTCCAAAAACATGGTTGGCTTATTGGTCAACGGTCCATGGTGAGTGGCCTCTAAAGTAATCTAAATTGAGGAAACAGTGTCAGAATTGCATATCAAAATTGAACTTTCCATCCACAGGAAACAAGCTATGCATTTGCAGGCAAGAATGTCGAATCGAATTGAATCAAAAGCTAATTTAGTTTAATAGCAAAAAAACACATGACCACCTCAAATTCAGGGACAAGATTATGAGCTTGGGCAAGGTTTTTCAAAAGGCGAAGCCAAGGCCCCATCCTAGGATTTGGAAGAGCTGCCCATCCAGGTCTGCCGCCTTGGGGGGGAACATCGCCTTGGCGCAAATGAGGAACTCCAATAGGGTGAACAGTCAGGGCAGGCTTGTTGGAGGCAGCAGTGTGCTTGCTGAAGAAGATCACTTCATCAATAACCTCCCCAGTAACTTCTTCCCACCTCTTGTCCAACTCATCTTCCGCAACTATGCTCTTCCCATGTACCAACACCCTCACCCCTTCATTCACATAGCTCTTCATATCATCCTAGTAAGTGCCAACAAATAACattcaattcaaacaaacaaatagccAGCAAAAAGGGTATAATTTTAATGGTTTCAACCTGGAAATGGGGACCGGGTTTCCACCCGGGCATGCCCAAAAGCGCGTTGGCCGGGTTGATGGAAGCAGGGTCGGATGTAGTTGCCACTAGGAGCGCCACCATTGCTTTGTGTTCTGAAACTGAAAGTGGTTTTGGGGATGAAGATGAGGTATTTATATGATAACGAATGGAAATTCGTTTTGATTTTGAAGATCCGAGCCCACGGTTTTGAAGATGGAACAGCCGAAAGAAAAGGGGAAGGTGCCGCCGGACCAACTTGCCCGCTGCTAACGTGACTAACATGCTCTATGCTTGGGGAGATCCACAaggttttttttctcttttttttttaaaaaaaaaaattgagatttattaTCCAACGAGGGTAAATTAATTCGTTGAGTTTATTGATAGAATATAAGTTTAATTtacatatgatattttttaaagaggAACGATTATTTATAGtactttttttaagttgtaatatatttttttctttttaattaggaTCTTTGATTTCTCATTGAGATATGAGTTAAGCCaagattaataaattaacaatagtGTTTAActactaaaatttgatttttatttttttagttgccAAAATTTGTACACTCAAGAgaacaacttttaaaaaaattcaatgactaaaaaaataaatttaaatttggaaaattaaaaaaacaaaatcctcAATTTTGATGAAACATTTCCATTTTTATGTAATaatggttcaattttttttatcatatacatGAAAGATAAAACTTGGTAGAGCATGCTGAATGTATCATTATTGGACACAAACTATGACCAATAATAAATAACACAtcgataaatgataaaaaaaaaaataacacattgaTACAAtttcgaaaagaaaaaaaaaagatttcttCAGGATTTTTATGAATTTGAGTAGGTATTGATTCCTCGACAAATGCATTTTAAACACACGTACAAATAAAATACACTTAATCGCGGAGttgaaaaatactattttttatgataaggaACTActctgttttttaattattgaaaatttattcaACATtacattcataaaattaaaatgttaaaaaatatataaataaccaaaaacaaattttttgaaagataaaaaactaaaacaaattttagtaaaaaataatggattaaaaaacatatttggcttacctgatttttgaagattaacGTTTGCGGACTGGCTTGATAATAATTCTCATGAATCCGAAGTAGATGAAATGCTGATATTGATTTTGACATCATTAAACTAAAACTAGAGCATGCATCCACTTCGCTTCTATCTATGATGCGAAGCCAGCGTCGACTACTACGAGGAATATCCCACTTCAAATTCCTTAACAAAATCAATGTGAGCGAGACTTTGCACTTCTCCACTCTGTTACCTCAGTTTCTTCAACCACATGATTCTCCAATCCTTAAACAAAGGAAAATTGGTCGTGAATTGGCCAACTTATTGCAAAAGCCACGCCCGAACATTCCCACCACTCATTACTATAAGAAAATCCATGCCCACGTTGTGGTGTTGGGTTTTCACCAACATGAACCTTCTGAGTGATGCACAGAAGCTGTTCGATGTTATGTCTCATAGGAACCTAGTTACTTGGTCTTCCATGGTTTCTATGTACACTCAACATGGTTACAATGTGGAAGCATTGGTGTTGTTCTGCCGGTTCATGAGAAGTTGCAGTGAGGAATCAAATGAATACATTTTAGCCAGTGTCGTTAGAGCTTGTACACAATTGGGTAGTCTCAGTCATGCTCTCCAGGTGCATGCTTTTGTTGTTAAGGGTGGGTTTGTTCAAGATGCGTATGTGGGTACatctttgattaatttttacacCAAGCATGGTTATGTTGATGAAGCAAGGTTCATTTTTGATGGCCTAGAAGTTAAAACCAGTCACATGGACCACAATTATAGCAGGGTATGCAAAACTTGGAAGAAGTGAAGTATCCTTGAAGTTGTTAGACCAAATGAGAGGGGGCGATGTCTATCCAGACAGGTATGTGATTTCTAGTGTTTTGAGTGCTTGTTCGATGCTTGAGTTTCTTGAAGGGGGGAGGCAAATTCATGGATATATCTTAAGGAGGGGCTTTGACATGGATGTTTCGGTGGTCAATggaattattgatttttatttgaaatgtcAAAAAGTGAAGAAAGGACGGACGTTATTTAATCAGCTAGAAGATAAAGATGTTGTTTCATGGACCACAATGATTGCTGGTTGCATGCAAAATTCATTCCACGGGGATGCCATGGACCTGTTTGTTGAAATGGTTAGAATGGGTTGGAAGCCTGATGCATTTGGTTTCACTAGTGTTCTCAATTCATGTGGTTCACTGCAGGCCCTAGAAAAGGGAAGACAAGTGCACGCTTATGCTGTCAAGGTCaatattgatgatgatgattttgtgaaaaatggttTGATTGACATGTATGCCAAATGTGATTCCTTGACTAATGCAAGAAAAGTCTTCGACCTTGTGGCTGCTATAAATGTAGTATCCTACAATGCAATGATAGAAGGATACTCAAGACAAGACAAGCTGGTTGAAGCATTGGATCTTTTTCGTGAAATGAGGCTAAGTTTATCGCCACCAACTCTATTAACATTTGTAAGCCTTCTTGGGCTATCTGCATCATTATTTCTCCTGGAACTAAGCATCCAAATCCACTGCCTGATTATTAAATATGGGGCTTCTTTAGACAATTTTGCTGGAAGTGCTCTAATAGATGTTTATTCAAAATGCTCATGTGTTGGGGATGCAAGACTAGTTTTTGAGGAGATATATGACAAAGACATTGTAGTATGGAATGCAATGTTTTCTGGTTGCGGCCAACAACTGGAAAATGAGGAGTCTCTCAAACTTTACAAACATCTACAAAGGTCAAGGCTAAAACCCAATGAATTCACTTTTGCCGCTGTAATCGCAGCAGCAAGTAACATAGCAAGTCTGCGATATGGTCAGCAGTTTCACAACCAGGTGATTAAGATAGGTCTTGATGATGACCCCTTTGTAACAAATTCCCCACTGGATATGTATGCCAAGTGTGGAAGCATCAAAGAGGCTCACAAGGCATTCAGTTCCACAAACCAAAGAGACATTGCTTGTTGGAATTCCATGATTTCAACATATGCCCAGCATGGAGACGCAGCAAAAGCTCTTGAGGTGTTCAAACACATGATTATGGAGGGAGCGAAGCCAAATTATGTCACCTTTGTAGGTGTACTATCAGCATGTAGCCATGCTGGACTTCTAGACCTTGGACTTCATCACTTTGAATCAATGTCCAAGTTTGGAATTGAACCAGGGATTGATCATTATGCATGCATGGTTTCTCTCTTGGGCCGTGCTGGTAAAATATATGAAGCTAAGGAATTTATTGAGAAGATGCCCATAAAACCAGCAGCAGTAGTGTGGAGGAGCTTGCTCAGTGCATGTAGAGTTTCAGGTCATATAGAACTGGGTACACATGCTGCTGAGATGGCAATTTCGTGTGATCCAGCAGATAGCGGATCATATATAttactttcaaatatttttgcATCAAAAGGGACGTGGGCAAATGTCAGAAGGGTGAGGGAGAAAATGGACATGAGCAGGGTAGTGAAGGAACCAGGTTGGAGCTGGATTGAAGTGAATAATGAAGTTCACAGATTTATTGCCAGAGGCACAGCCCATCGTGACTCTATACTTATATCTCTAGTTTTAGACAATTTGATTCTACAGATCAAAGGGTTTGGTTATGTGCCTAACACTGCCACATTTTTTCTTGATGATTGATATTAATCAAACTGTACATAGTTTGCTATTTCGTTGGGCAACAATATTGGGCTTCAT
This genomic interval from Glycine max cultivar Williams 82 chromosome 5, Glycine_max_v4.0, whole genome shotgun sequence contains the following:
- the LOC100808796 gene encoding D-aminoacyl-tRNA deacylase; its protein translation is MVALLVATTSDPASINPANALLGMPGWKPGPHFQDDMKSYVNEGVRVLVHGKSIVAEDELDKRWEEVTGEVIDEVIFFSKHTAASNKPALTVHPIGVPHLRQGDVPPQGGRPGWAALPNPRMGPWLRLLKNLAQAHNLVPEFEITLEATHHGPLTNKPTMFLEIGSTEDYWKRQDAAQVMAQLVWEGLGLGGVSDVGNWSRENDNKKILLGIGGGHYAPRHVDVVLKDNVWVGHLLSGYSLPMEDPNQSKGEKNVEIGGTWRQSIKAAYEATYSAFPGGEILAHLDHKSFKGWQKNAITGFLAEQNIKIGKPNNFY